ATAGGCCAGTTTGGCCTCTTGGGCTTTTTCATGGGTGATATCTTGATGAATGCCGATAAAGTGGCTGCAGGTGCCACTTTGATCAAACACTGGGCTGACCACCAAATGATTCCAAAAGGGCTCGCCGTCTTTACGATAATTAAGCAGCGTAATACTCACGTCACGCTGTTCGCACATGCCGGCGCGAATGGCGTCAATCGCTTCAGGGGCCGTTTCGGGGCCGTGCAGAAAGCGGCTGTTATTACCGATGATTTCACCATGCTCGTAGCCAGTAATGCGCGAAAAAGCAGGGTTAGCGAACACAATCGGCATGCCGGCCTGTTGCGCATCCACCATGATAATGCCGCTGGGACTGGCTTCCATCCCCCGTTTTAGCAAGCGCATTTCTTCGGTTTGTTGTTTGCGCTCGGTAACGTCGCGGCATATTCCATAAACCCCCACGATCACGTCGTCCACCACCACTGGGAAATTGGTAATCTCTAGATGGTAGTGATGGCCGTTGGCATGCTTTCCGACAGTTTCATAAGTAATGGCTTCGCCACGGCAAGCATTATCAAACGCTTGCTGAGTAAGCTCCTGAAAGGAGGGAGCAATAAACTGGTTAAAATGAGCCCCTATTAAATTAGACGCCGGATAGCCGGTAATGCTTTCAAGTGCGCTATTGCAGCGCTGAAAGTGTCCGTTAAGATCAAATTCGTAAACGCCATCAGGGTGATTCACAAACAGGGAGCGGTGCCACTCAGAAAGCGTGCGATGATGCTGTTTATCACGGTGCCGCACAAGCACCAGGGCGGCGAGGCTGGCACTTCGGGCTAGGGAGTTCTGCGCGTTTTGTGAAGGCGTTGCTGGGCGGCGGTAATACGTGGCGAAAGTACCCAACACTTCATCGTTAGCGGAAAGGATCGGCATTGACCAGCAAGCGCGTAGTCCTTCTGCGCGTGCTAATTCGCGAAAGTCTTTCCAATTAGGGTCAGTGTCAATGTCACCAGTGACTACTAGCTGTTTTTTAAAGGCGGCTCGTCCGCACGTTCCAATTGCGGGGCCAATCTCAATGTTTTGCATTTGGGCGATGTAGCTAGCTGAAAAGCGCGGGCTAGGAACGAGGCTTAACGTGTTCTGCGCCGGATCGAAGCGCATAATGGAAACCAGCGCGTCAGGCAGCATCAGTTCTGCCCACTCAATCAATGCGACCAGCGTTGTGGTGAGTGGCGCTCCGGCGGCGGTCAGCTCGTGGATTTCCTGCTGGGCCTCTAGTAGCGGAAATTCATGGTACATAACGCGCCCCTTTCATGCATAAGACCTAAGGGCCTTATGGCTGTGTTTTTGTTTAATTCTGACGCGTGGCTGTTCAACACGTACCATGTAACTAAACATAAGTGATAGCAACGTAAAAGTGCTCGTCCTTTATGCTAATTATCGCGATTAACAGTACCTAGCAGTTTAGCCCTTGAACGTCTGTTTGGTCATACTGTTTCACCGTGCTAAGGCCTTACTTGTACTATGGATGTCTAGGATGCTATGTCAAAAATTGATGAACGATGTACCTCAGCATATGAAGAGTCGCGGCTAGCCGAACTGGCTGGGTACGAGATACTCGATACCCCTAAAGAGGCCGCATTCGATGAAATAGCTGAGGTAGCCTCTATCATCTGCGAAGCACCTATTGCGCTAATTAACTTCGTTGATCGAGATCGCCAGTGGTTTAAAGCCATCAAGGGGTTATCGATACGTGAAACCCCGTTGGATATTTCGATTTGTGCGCATGCGATTCTTCAATCAGGCCTGTTTATTATTCCGGATACTACGCTGGATGAACGATTTTCCAGTAACCCGTTAGTTATCGGCGACCCGCATCTACGCTTTTATGCGGGGGCATTGCTGGAAAACGAAGCGGGGTATCCGCTAGGTACCTTATGTGTGTTGGATTACCAGCCCCGTGAGTTGACGGATAAGCAGCGCTTCGCGTTGCAAGCGCTTGCTAATCAAGTGATGGCGCATATGGAGCTGATGCTTTCATACCGTTATCAAAAGCAGTTGATTCTTGAGCTGGAGGCCACCCGGGAAGAGATGGTGCAGTTAGCTGCGACGGATATGTTGACTGGCTTATTAAATCGCCGTGCATTCGAACAACGACTGCAGGAAACGTTAGCGCTAATAAAACGTGGCGCGCCCTCAGCCGCATTAGTAATGGTGGATTTAGACCATTTTAAGCGTATTAATGATGTGTTTGGTCATCCTGCGGGGGATGACGTATTGAAGTGTTTTGCTGATCTTTGTGTATCGATCTTTCGCGAAGCTGACGTCATGGCGCGCTGGGGCGGGGAAGAATTTATGTTGCTAATGCCTAATACTTCGGTAAAAGAGGCACAGCAAGCGGCTGAACGCCTGCTGGATAGCCTAACCAGCACCTCGATGGCAGCAGAGGCAGACACGCCGATATATGTCACGGCAAGTATTGGCATTTGCCCTCTTAATGCGAACAGTCAGTTAGAAGAGAGGTTGCACACGGTCGATGGCTTGCTCTACCAAGCAAAGCGGCAGGGTCGAAATGGCATCGTAATTGAAGGTATCTCGCCTATTGAAAAGCGTTGACCCATAACGCTTGTGCGCTGGTGTTCAGGGAAGCGATTTAAGCCTAAGGTGTCGTAAAGCCTTTGTTTTTACGTTAAATCACTCAAGCTATTTCAACTTTCGCCGATACTAAAAGATGCCC
This genomic window from Halomonas sp. TD01 contains:
- a CDS encoding GGDEF domain-containing protein, with translation MSKIDERCTSAYEESRLAELAGYEILDTPKEAAFDEIAEVASIICEAPIALINFVDRDRQWFKAIKGLSIRETPLDISICAHAILQSGLFIIPDTTLDERFSSNPLVIGDPHLRFYAGALLENEAGYPLGTLCVLDYQPRELTDKQRFALQALANQVMAHMELMLSYRYQKQLILELEATREEMVQLAATDMLTGLLNRRAFEQRLQETLALIKRGAPSAALVMVDLDHFKRINDVFGHPAGDDVLKCFADLCVSIFREADVMARWGGEEFMLLMPNTSVKEAQQAAERLLDSLTSTSMAAEADTPIYVTASIGICPLNANSQLEERLHTVDGLLYQAKRQGRNGIVIEGISPIEKR